ATTGTATACCAAATAGAGAAAGGTTATTCAATCTTTACCACCTTCATAAGCTTCACAAACTAaatttacaaattacaaatttCCTATACGGCAGATAGTCACATTACCATCACAGTTCAGTTTGCTAAAGGGCTTTTCTCGACATGTTGTTCCTTCTCTTGCTACAAGTGCGTTACTACAGCCCACTAATACAGCACTGtagtggtcagtgttgccagatgtacgataattatcatatttgtaccataattttgtccattttgtcctctgtacgatcaaaaaaacatgatgtacgataatttcagagttgtcactcagttcatttagatgcattgaaacaacaatttgagaCTTGTTTGATAATTTCCTCcgaaaacgataattttgaggttttggaacgataattcagcattttccatctggcaacactggtggtagTAGTTGCTCATACCTGCAGATATACTGTGTGGCCTGTGGAATTCTGCAGTGTTCAATCAATTCAACACTGAGTGTGGAATTTGACtctctaattgttgaattaaTGTGATAGGCCAGCAGACAAAGGTGTATAAAGCACAGTAGGAGTACTCTTGATGTAATGATGTAATTAATTACACAACACTATGACATGatcttactgtacatacagcatAGTTTCTACACTGTTAccccactgtacctaatgatgtAGATACACAAAGTGTGCTTGTACTTCCACATCTATTCTTGTGCTTCTGCTTTTGCTTTACAAATCTCTGTGGTCCATTTCTCAAAATCGtaattgctagccagttagcaacttggatagttgcaaatgcaaaattacattgcaaccaaaaaagtagctaatgtagttagcaactatggtttcgagaaatgcacccctggccagcAGTAAAATGCTGCTCTCAAAACATCACACAGCCACACTTGGAGACTTTCTCGTGGCTCAGGAGGCCGTGCTGGCTGGTGGCCAGGGTCTGGATGAGGTTCCAGAAGTGCTTGAAGGAGATGTCCTCGCCATCCTTCACCCCCATCTGCTGGAGGatctcccccatgcccccctctgaCATGGACGTCTGTGTGGAGAAAGCACAGCAGGTACTAAACAGAAGTCCCATGaagtcaattaattttttttttttctggaatgGTGGACCGAAATGTTGCTGTTTGTTTAATGAAATAAAGAGTATTTGGAGCTGAAgtccagtgtgcggaccactctatcacactgtctaccacttttgTCCGACACCTGCATTAATGTTTCGTGGATCCAATAAAAATTCAAGTTgcgaaaaaatgttttaaaaaaatgtttcgtGGATGTGCCACCCCAATCTTTTGCCATTCCAGAGAATTGTCTTTTTCTGCTCAAAATGATTTTGCCATGCAGGGAAACGTAGCAGCAATCTAACAGTCATTCACTGTCCCCAGCTTATTCATAAACATGGCACAGTGTGGCTCTTGCCAAAGACCGTGGCAATGGGCTTCAGTCCAATGTCTTTCGGAAACTTGCCACATAGGCCTATAGTCTTCTTCATTGTTTTCACACACTTACCGTGCATGAACACAACCTCAAACTAGTAGAGACATGTCTAAATATTCTCGAGACACATTTCAACCATGGCCATTGGCCAGTGATGAAATGACTGGACGGACAGGTATACCCAGAAAACTAAGTCAACAGTAATCAGGATTTTAAAAAAGGCTTCGTGTAGCCTATACTGCACATCATCGAAGGGTAgcctataatgtaggctataatgtAGCCAACTTCAACTCACCTTTGCCAGAGTAGGCATCTGAGAAGACAGCAGGCCTTTGAACTGGTCTCTGCTCAGCGTTCCCCCATTATTCCCGCCTGCTGAGTGGAAGTTTGACACCAGCGTCTTAAGGGCCTTCTCCAGATCAGACCCCTAaacaaattgagagagagagagagagagagagagagagagagagagagagagagagagagagagagagcgagagagagagagagagagaaagagaagaagccgTGTGGATGTGTCACTCAAATAACATCTGCTGGTCCAAAACAAAGGTTTAGCTTATAGTACTGATAAATAATTGGGTATTTTATCATGTGTTGTTTTTAAATGATAAAGGCGGTCTATGGATGCACCAATCTGAAGTAAGCTACATAAAATCAAACTGGGCTAACAATATGTCCATTGCATAGGCCGGTTTagcctaaagcaggggtggggaaccttgttatatggccccccgatataattttaatgttatgcagtttcacatgaaatatgacatgttttgtaaagacatCTTAGAAATTAAATTTGTAATACAATTACAGTAAGTTcttttttcaggggacctagtgaagttggggtctgttgtaaaggcggCCGCCTTAATTGCCTTCACTGCAGggcaaaatcctggtttgtgttcatagtagccTAGGGTCCTTGGAGGACTatctaaaatttgaagtggccctcgaatgaaaacggttccccacccctggcctattaCCTACTGGCCTGTTGTCGTGCATTTTGATTGACCTGCCTCAGTTGACTagtccaggggtccccaaactttaccatggtaaggccccccatataccaaaaGAGTCTGGGCTCCCCTTACATGTTTCataccacactattttttctgaaCGCCCCTTTCATAACCATTGTTTAGGTCTGTGAGTCATGGCGCCTTCGGGATATATTAAATTCAATAACAATAATGGTAGTAGCCTACTGTTCAGAGATGCACTGGATCATGACCATGCAGTTCATAACTGAAGGGAATATTTTTGTGCGTGCTTATAGTCTTTTAGTTTTGTTGATGTAttcagttattcaatttattaaattattttaattcgcttttcttgccaacctgctgcggcccccctaCAGGGTAGCAGTAGCACcctctcgcggccccccagggatcCTTGACCCCAACTTTGATAACCACTGGACTAGTCAGTCCATCCCTGCATGCTGTCAGCGTTCTGACATGGCACAGCAGGGAAGGGactgcagaggcagaggcaggctgTCAAATATTTTAAGGCCCTTCTTACTTTTCGCTATTGAAAGACGTGTTTGAGGAGAGGTCTGGAGTCCATAAGATTCAAAGTATGAAACACATTTTAGCCTGCCGGTGCAATAACCTATCCCACAGGTAGTCTATTTTCAAGGCTACAGAAACGCGACGTTCACCAGTAAATCTAGGGAAGAAACAGTCAATAGCCTACAATCTGGAAACAGTAACAAACCATATCGTATCTTAAGTTTTCGCCATACCTGTTCCGCCATTATTGCTGTTTTTCTTCACCCtccctgtaggcctatatctagcCTACTGTCAACTTTTGTTTCTGCGACGCTGTTGCTTTTCCAACTTCAGCGTTCCACTGCTTCTTCTGTCGCATCTTGGCGGTGATCCTGTATCCTCCCACTcgctgctgaacaaaaaaaaccgCAATTTGATTCCACCTCCCATGTAGCCGTTCCAGCCCAGATCCAGCTCTGGAGACGATGTTCAACTTTTGTAATTTGACGCTGTGTGAGACACATGGGCGGGGAGATGCGTTAAACCCATTACAAACTCTGGGCATTCTTTCCCGGGTGCAGCCTCAGACACCGCAGACTTCTAGCCTACCAATGAGGCCTCCTCGAACATCTGGAAGCTTTTAGGGGATTGTCGGAGGATCAAGGTTTTGCGCGACAGCACGCCTATTTTGTAGGCTACAGTCTTCTTCGTTATACCATGGTCAAGTTATGTAGGCCTCTCAAAATGTAGCCATGTGTCGTGTTCTTCTGCATCAATAACACATTCAAAATCCACATGTTTTGAGTGCACTGGCAGCTCACTCAATTGTCAGTTGCCCTATTGTTTAGTGCAAATAGGAAGGCTAAATGGACTAAGAACTGGTGAAACAGCTTTCTGGacggcagcagggctggactggaacaaAAAAATcatgccgggcattttcagccaagaccagtccaccaggcattgagagagacaatgaaacctgtgacaattttttttaataatctttctgaccacaacagccaaaatggctgttTAAATATGACTGAGGGGTCAGCTGTGGCTGCATGAGGACTGATAGGCCACTGCATTGAGGGCAAGGCCAGGCCAAAAATCATCAGTCCAccgagcaaatgccctgtatgctttaTGGCCAGTCCAGGCATGGGCAGCAGGATGTTTGAGTCAGTCAGGCTGTGTGGACTGGAGCCAAACTGAAGCCTGGCTTGGCCACCCGTTAACCTTCACTCAATTCACATTGTCCTCCACATTACGCTGGTATTAGGACAAGGCTAAGGCTGCCTACTTCCCTTTTCGGCATGCACAACATAGGCTACATCATTTCTTCTTATTTTCAGATACTttacacaaaaaaaaatacacaacgcATATTCTAAACTAGAGGCCCCCTGAGAGCGCAGAcccccgccaaggaagctgcttgatagaacatttggctATTTTAcacctgtctttctgccttctttttgtggagtccctgcaattcaatttttggtcactaggggcgtctagatataggctataggccagcaatggtgaagaatcttttaaaaagtcatggttccggttcgtgatccagatcaccaccagaattcaatcacttgttccttgggtcattatcaagaACTCCacaagttttgtccaaatccgttgattcgtttttgagttatgccgctgacaaacaaacaaacacagacaaacaaaccaacgcaaccgaaaacattacctccttagcGGAGGTAATAAAAGCTTATAAACAAACAGGGCTTCTTGAGTAA
The Engraulis encrasicolus isolate BLACKSEA-1 chromosome 20, IST_EnEncr_1.0, whole genome shotgun sequence genome window above contains:
- the LOC134435766 gene encoding protein S100-A14-like encodes the protein MAEQGSDLEKALKTLVSNFHSAGGNNGGTLSRDQFKGLLSSQMPTLAKTSMSEGGMGEILQQMGVKDGEDISFKHFWNLIQTLATSQHGLLSHEKVSKCGCVMF